One segment of Leptolyngbyaceae cyanobacterium DNA contains the following:
- a CDS encoding response regulator: MSNAEKVNVLMVDDHPENLLALEAVLNSLGQNLVRANSGEEALRCLLNQDFAVILLDVQMPGMDGFETANLIRQRERSRHTPIIFLTAFSRSEQFVFKGYSLGAVDYLLKPIDAEILKSKVSVFIDLCQKNQEVKKQADELAAINAELRETEERFRCLSACSPVGIFLTNTKGNCTYTNPRYQAITGINLPETLGDGWKNCIYPEDREEVLKKWHNYVQKGREYSQEFRIFVKSNLGDKTEVNSSNPSLIPSEERIIRWVHLRSSPMLSDLGKLIGYVGTMEDITERKQAEEARAAMLREQIARQQAEAANRMKDEFLATLSHELRTPLNSILGWARLLRTRSFNQETADRALETIERNAKLQAQLIEDILDVSRIVRGKLRLNLCPVNLVSILQSAIDSVCHQAENKNIQIQTIVDPDVSLISGDPNRLQQVIWNLVSNAIKFTPEGGKIEVKLEQADPYVKIKVSDTGIGISKDFLPYVFDRFRQADGKTTRSYGGLGLGLAIVHHLVQLHGGIVQADSAGEGKGATFTVQLPLSRQVGEEESKKLGEQGSSGVETPGSEVLPENLYSNRATTIQHKCLHPAPGCCSSAHILNGLRVLVVDDDPDVREFVAVVLEDGGAKVTAVASASEALKTIKKWQPDVLVSDIGMPEEDGYAFIRKVRNSERKGRFLPAAALTAYIREEDRTKALEAGFQIHLSKPIDSRTLVNAIADLAGRTVNQY; the protein is encoded by the coding sequence ATGAGCAATGCAGAGAAAGTAAACGTTTTAATGGTTGACGATCATCCAGAAAATCTGTTAGCCCTAGAAGCAGTTCTCAATAGTCTGGGTCAGAATCTGGTCAGAGCAAATTCTGGCGAAGAAGCATTGAGATGTCTGCTCAATCAAGATTTTGCCGTCATTTTGCTAGATGTTCAAATGCCGGGAATGGATGGTTTTGAAACAGCTAACCTGATTAGGCAAAGAGAGCGAAGTCGTCACACGCCGATCATTTTTCTCACCGCTTTCAGTAGAAGCGAACAGTTTGTTTTTAAAGGTTATTCATTGGGAGCAGTAGATTACTTACTCAAGCCTATAGATGCGGAAATACTGAAGTCTAAAGTCTCGGTATTTATCGACCTTTGCCAGAAGAATCAAGAAGTAAAAAAACAAGCTGATGAACTAGCAGCGATTAACGCTGAATTGCGGGAAACTGAAGAAAGATTTCGCTGTTTGAGCGCTTGTTCGCCGGTGGGAATTTTCCTAACCAATACGAAAGGTAATTGTACTTATACTAATCCGCGTTACCAAGCTATTACAGGTATTAACTTACCAGAAACTTTAGGAGATGGTTGGAAAAACTGCATTTATCCGGAAGACCGGGAAGAAGTTTTAAAGAAATGGCATAACTACGTCCAAAAAGGACGCGAATATTCTCAAGAATTTAGAATATTTGTTAAAAGCAACTTAGGGGATAAAACAGAAGTAAATTCTAGTAACCCTAGTTTAATACCATCGGAAGAGCGAATTATTCGCTGGGTTCACCTTCGCTCATCTCCCATGCTTTCCGATTTAGGAAAACTAATTGGTTACGTGGGTACGATGGAGGATATTACCGAACGCAAACAAGCAGAAGAAGCACGGGCAGCGATGCTGCGAGAACAAATAGCCAGACAGCAAGCGGAAGCGGCAAATCGAATGAAGGATGAGTTTCTGGCTACTCTTTCTCACGAACTCCGTACTCCTCTTAACTCAATTTTAGGCTGGGCAAGACTATTGCGAACTCGCAGTTTTAACCAAGAAACTGCCGATCGCGCTTTAGAAACGATCGAGCGGAATGCTAAGTTGCAGGCACAATTAATAGAAGATATTTTAGATGTTTCTCGCATTGTTCGCGGTAAGTTACGCCTCAATTTGTGTCCGGTTAATTTGGTTTCTATCCTTCAATCGGCAATTGATTCGGTATGCCATCAAGCCGAAAATAAAAATATTCAAATTCAAACGATCGTCGATCCGGATGTTAGTTTAATTTCAGGCGATCCGAACCGTTTGCAACAAGTTATTTGGAATTTAGTATCAAATGCTATTAAGTTTACTCCGGAAGGAGGAAAAATAGAAGTAAAGCTGGAGCAGGCTGATCCTTACGTGAAAATTAAAGTCAGCGATACGGGTATTGGTATTAGTAAAGATTTTCTTCCCTATGTTTTCGATCGCTTCCGCCAAGCCGATGGCAAAACTACTCGCTCTTATGGGGGATTAGGATTGGGATTAGCGATCGTTCATCATTTAGTACAATTGCACGGTGGTATCGTACAAGCAGACAGCGCTGGAGAAGGAAAGGGGGCAACTTTTACCGTCCAATTGCCTTTGTCTAGACAAGTAGGGGAGGAGGAGAGTAAAAAATTGGGGGAGCAAGGGAGTAGTGGCGTCGAGACGCCTGGTAGTGAAGTATTGCCAGAAAATTTATACTCAAACCGCGCGACGACTATTCAACACAAGTGTCTTCATCCCGCTCCAGGCTGTTGCTCTTCGGCACATATTTTGAATGGCTTGCGAGTGCTAGTTGTAGATGACGATCCTGATGTACGGGAGTTTGTGGCAGTCGTCCTAGAAGATGGTGGTGCTAAAGTAACGGCAGTGGCTTCTGCTTCCGAGGCGCTGAAAACAATCAAAAAATGGCAACCAGACGTGCTGGTGAGCGATATTGGAATGCCAGAAGAAGATGGCTATGCTTTCATCCGTAAAGTGAGAAATTCGGAGCGAAAAGGTCGTTTTTTGCCAGCAGCAGCCTTAACTGCTTATATAAGAGAGGAAGACCGGACGAAAGCTTTGGAAGCAGGTTTTCAAATCCACTTGTCTAAGCCGATTGATAGCAGAACTTTAGTTAATGCGATCGCCGATCTAGCTGGTAGAACAGTCAATCAATATTAA
- a CDS encoding sigma-70 family RNA polymerase sigma factor, whose product MNQNQSMSESISVSWSGGEVAIPQAIEQPVDKLSNYDLVLRCQTGLRPDREAFAELLRRYQSHVEKILFHLAPDWQDRADLAQEVWIRVYRNIKRLNEPVKFRGWLSRIATNLFYDELRKRKRVTQPISLDAPRMVEDGEMDWEIAADSPGPVDDLSTREFYEQLHVAIADLPEVFRTTIVLREIEGMAYEEIADITGVSLGTVKSRIARARQRLQSQLQTYLDG is encoded by the coding sequence ATGAATCAAAATCAATCCATGAGTGAATCGATTTCTGTATCCTGGTCTGGCGGTGAGGTGGCTATTCCTCAAGCGATCGAACAACCAGTTGACAAACTCTCCAATTACGATCTGGTGTTGCGCTGTCAAACTGGACTTCGGCCCGATCGCGAGGCGTTTGCCGAACTGCTGCGTCGATATCAGTCCCACGTCGAGAAAATTTTGTTCCATTTGGCTCCCGATTGGCAAGACCGCGCTGATTTAGCTCAAGAGGTTTGGATTCGGGTTTATCGCAATATCAAAAGATTAAACGAACCTGTCAAATTCCGGGGATGGCTGAGTCGGATTGCCACTAACTTGTTTTACGATGAGTTACGCAAACGCAAGCGGGTAACGCAGCCGATATCGCTAGATGCGCCTAGAATGGTGGAAGATGGGGAAATGGATTGGGAAATTGCCGCAGATAGCCCCGGCCCGGTAGATGATTTGAGTACTCGCGAGTTTTACGAACAACTGCACGTTGCGATCGCCGATCTGCCAGAAGTTTTTCGGACTACCATAGTATTAAGAGAAATTGAAGGCATGGCCTATGAGGAAATTGCCGATATTACAGGGGTTTCTCTAGGAACGGTAAAGTCCAGAATCGCTAGAGCCCGCCAAAGACTTCAGTCTCAGTTACAAACCTATCTGGATGGTTAG